From Blattabacterium cuenoti:
ATGGAAAACCTTTTTTTTGTAAATTATCTCCAATAGCTGTAGGATATATTTCATTAGAAAATCTACCAATAGCCCCTTTTTTTGGTAAAAAAAATTTCATATTTTTTTCAATAGAAGAAATTAAACCCATAGATTGTTTACTTTTAAAAAATATTTTTTCATCTTTTTCTACATAAGGGGATAAAAAAGATAAAATAGCAGGATTAAAAAATTTATCTCCAATATTATAAATACTTCTTTGATCATGTAAATTAAATAAAATATTAGGTTTATGAACATAAATTTCATGTATTAATATTTTAATTTCTGGAGATTGTAAACGTATAGCATCTCTATTTAAATCAATATTAATTGCATTTCTTCTTTGAAAAATTTCAGATCCATCAGGATTTAATATAGGAATAAAAAAAATAGTTAAATTTTTTTTAAAAAATTTAACTAAATCATTATTTTTTTCTTTTAAAAAAAAATATAAAAGATCAAACATAGCTTTTGTCCCTGTAGTTTCATTACCATGCATTTGAGACCAAATAAAAATTTTATAATTTCCATTACCCCATTTCAATTTAAATATTTTTCTGTTTTCTATAGATAAGCCTATAGGAAGAATAGAACATATATTTTCATATTCTTTTATTATTTTTAATAATTTTGAATATGGAAAAAATCTAGAAGAAGGAATATTTCTATTTTTAATATTATTGTAATCTTGAAATAAAAAATTTATATTAAAATCCAACATAATAATTTTTTTTTATTAAAAAGTTTAATAAAATATATATTATATATAACGAATGAATTTTATGAATTATGAAGAATTATTTTAAAATGAATTATATAGAAGCATCTATACTAATTGTAGTATTTACTATTTTAAATTTTTTTAATATAATTTTTAGAAATTTATTAATTTCTATAAATTTACCTGAAAGTATAGTATTCGCAATATTATATACAATTCCCTTTATTTTATTATTTCTTTTTATATCTTATAAAATACAAAAAAATAATCTTATTTTAGATTTAACTTTAAAAATTTCTCCATGGTATATTTATATACTTTTTTTTTGTATAATGTTTTTTTTAATATTAATTAATGATTATATCACTTCTTTTGTTCCAAAAGAAGGACCAATATTAGGAAATATGTATAAAGAAATTGAATCTTTTTTAAAAGAAGAATCTAAAAATCCTATTCCTTTTTTTTCTACTACAATATTATTAGCCCCTATATGTGAAGAAATTCTTTTTAGAGGCATTATTTTAAATGGAATGTTAAAAAATAAAATACATCCATTAAAAGCTATTTTATTTTCTTCATTTTTATTTGGATTAACACATATGAATCCTTGGCAATTTGTAGGAGGATTAATTATTGGAAGTTTTATCGGATTTATTTATTTTACAACTACATCTATTATAGATTGTATATTACTTCATATATTTAATAATGCTTTGGCTTTATTTACTATGTTTTTTTTTATTAAAAATGAGAATATTATTTTTTTTAAAAATTTTAATTTTTTAGTATTTTTAATTATTAATTTTTTTATAATTATTAGTTTTTATTTTATAAAAAAAATAAAAAAATTATGAAAAAAAAATAAAATTATGTTATATAACATTGCCTTATATATTTTATGGAAAAACCTTCATTAACTATTTTAGGATGTCACTCTTCAATTCCTACAAAAAAATTTTATCCAACAGCTCAAATATTAAAAATGAAAGGATTTTATTTTCTTATTGATTGTGGAGAAGGGACTCAAGTTCAATTAAGAAAATCTAAAATTAAATTTAATAAAATTGTAAATATATTTATATCTCATTTACATGGAGATCATTTTTTTGGATTAATTGGATTGTTATCGACTTTTCATTTATTAGGAAGAGAAAAATCTATAAATATTTATGCTCCAAAAGGATTAAAAGAAATTATTTCTACTCATTTCAAATGGTCTTATACAAGACTAAAATATTCTATTGAATATATAGAATTATCTTCATATAAATTAGAAAAAATAATGGATAATGAATTAATAGAAATTTATACTATTCCATTAAAACATAGAATTTATGCTAATGGTTTTCTTTTCAAAGAAAAAATTAGTAATAGAAAATTAAATATGGAAAAAATAAATAAAATACCTTCTATTCAAATAAAAGATTATAAAAATTTAAAAATTGGAAAAAATTTTATTACTAATGAAGGAAAAATTATCCCTAATAATCAATTAACATTGGATCCTCCTAAAATATTATCTTATGCTTTTTGTTCAGATACATCTTATTATATTCCGATTATTGAACAAATAAAATATGTCGATTTATTATATCATGAATCTACTTTTTTAAAAAAAGAAGAAAAAAGAGCAAGACATACAGGACATTCTACAGCCTATCAAGCAGCTTATATCGCTAAAAAAGCGAAAGTAAAAAAATTATTATTAGGGCATTATTCTCATAGATTTCCTAATCTTAAAGAATTTGAAAAAGAAGCTAAAGATATTTTTTCTAACGTAGAAGCATCAATTCCTTTAAAAACATATTATTTATAATAATTGATAATATATAATGTTATGTTATATAAAAATGTAATATAGGAATTTTTTTTACACGATATCTAAGTTTTTGAGATAATTTTTTCCTATAAATTTTAGATTTTGAACATATTTCTTTTACAATATTTTGATCTAAAAAAGGATATATTCCTATATATACTTTTAAATATTCCATATTAGAATTTATACACACTTTTATTAAAGTTATAAAAAAACCTTTTTTATTTTCAATTTTATTATGAAATTCTTTTTGAAGAATTTCTGCTATTTCTATATAAAACAAAGAGGATAATTTTTTATTTTTAATAGAATTCATTTTTTATTATATTAAAAATAAATATTAAAATTTTTTAATACTAAAATTTGTAATAGGAAAAATTTTTTTGTAAAATTGCATTTATTTTCTTTTTTTTAAATTTTAATTTTATTTTAGGTCCCATAGCTCAGTTGGTTAGAGCACCTGACTCATAATCAGGGAGTCGCTGGTTCAAATCCAGCTGGGACCATTTTTTTTAATAATGACCGAGGAGGGATTCGAACCCACAACTTACAGTTTAGGAAACTGTTGTTCTATCCAATTGAACTACCCAGTCTAATTATTTTTTTTCTAAAATAGAAACAACAGATCTATCATTTTTTGTTTTTTTAAAACAAACAAAACCATCTTTTATCGCATATAAAGTATGATCTTTTCCTATTCCAATATTTTTTCCAGGAAAATGTTTTGTCCCTCTTTGTCGAACAATAATATACCCAGATTTAACATATTGATTCCCATAAATTTTAATACCTAACCTTCTACCTTTTGAGTCACGTCCATTTCTCGAACTTCCTGAACCTTTTTTATGAGCCATTTTAATTAAATTATTATTTTTTTTATTTTTCTAAAAATGAAATTACTTGAATTTTTGTAAAACTAGGTCGAAATCCATTTTTTACTTTATAACCTTTTCTTCTTTTTTTTTTAAAAATAATTATTTTTTTTCCTTTTAAATGTTTTAGAATTTTAACTTCTACATGAATATTTTTTAAAAAAGGTTTACCTATTTGAATTTCTCCATTTTTATAAAATAAAAAAACCTGTTTGAAAAAAATTTTTTCTTCTATATTTTTATTAGAATATTTAGGAATATAAACATATTTATCTTGAATAAGTTTAAATTGTTTCCCTAAAATATTAACAATTGCGTATATCATAAAATTTTAAGTATTTAATAAAATTTTTTTAGCTTTTAAAAGACCATCTCGTAAATAATTTATTTCTTCAAAAGTATTATATATAGAAAAACTAGCACGAATCATTCCTGTAACGTTAAAAAAATTCATTAAAGGTTGAGCACAAAGATGTCCTGTACGAACAGCAATTCCTAAACGATCTAAAATACTTCCTACATCAAAATAATGTAATTTATTTAAATTAAAAGAAATAATACTAGATTTTTTTTTATAATTAATAGATCCATAAAATTTAATTCCATCAATACTACTTAAACATTTTATTGCATACTTAATTAGTTTTTCTTTATAAAATTGTATATTTTTTACTCCTATTTTTTCTACAAAATCTATAGCTGCACCCCAAACTATAATTCCTTCTATATTTGGTGTTCCTGCTTCAAATTTAAATGGTAAATCAGAATAAGTAGTTTTTTTAAAATTAACATTTTTAATCATTTCTCCACCTGATTGATAAGGATAAAGAAGATCTAATATTTTTTCTTTTCCATATAAAATACCAATACCAGTAGGTCCATACATTTTATGTGCAGAAAAAACATAAAAATCCGTATTTAATTTTTGTACATCTAAATCTATATTAGATGGGACTTGTGCAC
This genomic window contains:
- the rplU gene encoding 50S ribosomal protein L21, which gives rise to MIYAIVNILGKQFKLIQDKYVYIPKYSNKNIEEKIFFKQVFLFYKNGEIQIGKPFLKNIHVEVKILKHLKGKKIIIFKKKRRKGYKVKNGFRPSFTKIQVISFLEK
- the rpmA gene encoding 50S ribosomal protein L27 encodes the protein MAHKKGSGSSRNGRDSKGRRLGIKIYGNQYVKSGYIIVRQRGTKHFPGKNIGIGKDHTLYAIKDGFVCFKKTKNDRSVVSILEKK
- a CDS encoding ribosome-binding factor A, producing MNSIKNKKLSSLFYIEIAEILQKEFHNKIENKKGFFITLIKVCINSNMEYLKVYIGIYPFLDQNIVKEICSKSKIYRKKLSQKLRYRVKKIPILHFYIT
- a CDS encoding type II CAAX endopeptidase family protein is translated as MNYIEASILIVVFTILNFFNIIFRNLLISINLPESIVFAILYTIPFILLFLFISYKIQKNNLILDLTLKISPWYIYILFFCIMFFLILINDYITSFVPKEGPILGNMYKEIESFLKEESKNPIPFFSTTILLAPICEEILFRGIILNGMLKNKIHPLKAILFSSFLFGLTHMNPWQFVGGLIIGSFIGFIYFTTTSIIDCILLHIFNNALALFTMFFFIKNENIIFFKNFNFLVFLIINFFIIISFYFIKKIKKL
- a CDS encoding M14 family zinc carboxypeptidase, translated to MLDFNINFLFQDYNNIKNRNIPSSRFFPYSKLLKIIKEYENICSILPIGLSIENRKIFKLKWGNGNYKIFIWSQMHGNETTGTKAMFDLLYFFLKEKNNDLVKFFKKNLTIFFIPILNPDGSEIFQRRNAINIDLNRDAIRLQSPEIKILIHEIYVHKPNILFNLHDQRSIYNIGDKFFNPAILSFLSPYVEKDEKIFFKSKQSMGLISSIEKNMKFFLPKKGAIGRFSNEIYPTAIGDNLQKKGFPCILFEAGNLPNDPHKEIIRKYQALSLIISFYLLSKNEEYLEKEYLDYFSIPENKKKLLDKIFRNVQIQKGKYQFLVDIGIRNIDHFDFIKKNIHIIYKIVDIGDLSNFFAYKEIFCNRKNFFPKIGKIKLFDFL
- a CDS encoding aminotransferase class V-fold PLP-dependent enzyme; the encoded protein is MFSEKQIQEIRNQFPILKKKIYSNPLVYIDNAATTQKPLKVIKASQNYYTKINSNVHRATHFLSQESTLQVELVRKKIQKFIHAKNDSEIIFTKGTTESINLVASSINFLIKKGDEIIISYLEHHSNIVPWQILCKKKEAFLKIISLNKDGCLNFKDFELLISKKTKLVSISHISNVLGIINSIKDIIDLSHKYGSLVLIDGAQVPSNIDLDVQKLNTDFYVFSAHKMYGPTGIGILYGKEKILDLLYPYQSGGEMIKNVNFKKTTYSDLPFKFEAGTPNIEGIIVWGAAIDFVEKIGVKNIQFYKEKLIKYAIKCLSSIDGIKFYGSINYKKKSSIISFNLNKLHYFDVGSILDRLGIAVRTGHLCAQPLMNFFNVTGMIRASFSIYNTFEEINYLRDGLLKAKKILLNT
- a CDS encoding ribonuclease Z → MEKPSLTILGCHSSIPTKKFYPTAQILKMKGFYFLIDCGEGTQVQLRKSKIKFNKIVNIFISHLHGDHFFGLIGLLSTFHLLGREKSINIYAPKGLKEIISTHFKWSYTRLKYSIEYIELSSYKLEKIMDNELIEIYTIPLKHRIYANGFLFKEKISNRKLNMEKINKIPSIQIKDYKNLKIGKNFITNEGKIIPNNQLTLDPPKILSYAFCSDTSYYIPIIEQIKYVDLLYHESTFLKKEEKRARHTGHSTAYQAAYIAKKAKVKKLLLGHYSHRFPNLKEFEKEAKDIFSNVEASIPLKTYYL